A region from the Triticum aestivum cultivar Chinese Spring chromosome 3D, IWGSC CS RefSeq v2.1, whole genome shotgun sequence genome encodes:
- the LOC123079515 gene encoding uncharacterized protein, with the protein MPTPPRDQQQTLRRSRSASSAEGWSSPTPCCFGDAPRRRVVRTTSASFRDRPTYLRRENDEFLLLSFSPDDDGGDDRDAAGWPRSDDDDAEMAGSRRGKRTVDGDGAKKQRRRRRRLPRRRRGDEDAESKPGRSRRPAAAAEECGLENSSPVSVLQKTCHVST; encoded by the coding sequence ATGCCGACGCCGCCGCGCGACCAGCAGCAGACGCTGCGCCGGAGCCGCTCCGCCAGCTCCGCGGAGGGCTGGTCCTCGCCCACGCCGTGCTGCTTCGGTGACGCGCCGCGGCGCAGGGTGGTCAGGACCACGTCGGCGTCGTTCCGGGACCGGCCCACGTACCTGAGGCGGGAGAACGACGAGTTCCTGCTCCTCAGCTTCAGCccggacgacgacggcggcgacgaccgCGACGCGGCAGGGTGGCCCAgaagcgacgacgacgacgcggagatggccgggagcaggcgcggcaagaGGACGGTGGACGGCGACGGGGCCAAGAAACAGAGGCGGAGGCGAAGAAGGctcccgcggcggcggcgcggcgacgagGACGCGGAGTCAAAGCCTGGCCGGAGCAGGAggccggccgcggcggcggaggaatgcgGCCTGGAGAACTCGAGCCCGGTGTCGGTGCTGCAAAAAACATGCCACGTCAGCACCTGA
- the LOC123079514 gene encoding F-box protein At4g18380 produces MHPKARIHADPAAPEPDRIDGLPDSLVLLILNKLEDVHSLGRCAAVSRRFNDLVPLVHDVYVKIDRVVAVDGDPDDALNLSSPKPRHIFSHLFKLMLFTIAKPFQGMRGPGGAGGRPLFPRLAQHSPVQVLRGFSHVRNLRVELPSGDVGTEEGVLLKWRARYGSTLQSCVILGGTLVDRKPAGGHEPSAAEDGGSMPESFYTNGGLKLRVVWTISSLIAASTRHYLLRSIIKEHPTLRSLVLADADGQGTLCMGAEQLAEFRESRLSASACSNRTQVPACSMKLKYAPYLELPGGLGLQGATLVVIKPSGDGAGGCHVGRKETEAFVSGAFDGPFRFAAKALMKRRTYLLEMNGF; encoded by the coding sequence ATGCATCCCAAGGCTCGCATCCACGCGGACCCGGCGGCACCGGAGCCGGACCGGATCGACGGCCTGCCGGACTCGCTCGTGCTGCTCATCCTCAACAAGCTGGAGGACGTGCACTCGCTGGGCCGCTGCGCCGCCGTGTCCAGGCGCTTCAACGACCTGGTCCCGCTCGTCCACGACGTGTACGTCAAGATCGACCGCGTGGTGGCCGTGGACGGCGACCCCGACGACGCGCTCAACCTGTCGTcccccaagccccgccacatcTTCTCCCACCTCTTCAAGCTCATGCTCTTCACCATCGCCAAGCCGTTCCAAGGCATGCGCGgcccgggcggcgcgggcggccggCCGCTGTTCCCGCGGCTCGCCCAGCACTCGCCCGTGCAGGTGCTCAGGGGCTTCTCCCACGTCCGCAACCTCCGGGTGGAGCTCCCCTCGGGGGACGTCGGGACGGAGGAGGGGGTTCTGCTCAAGTGGCGGGCCAGGTACGGCAGCACGCTCCAGAGCTGCGTCATCCTGGGCGGCACCCTGGTCGACCGCAAGCCCGCCGGCGGGCACGAGccgtcggcggcggaggacggcgggaGCATGCCGGAGTCCTTCTACACCAACGGCGGGCTGAAGCTGCGCGTGGTGTGGACCATCAGCTCCCTGATCGCCGCGTCGACGCGGCACTACCTGCTCCGGTCTATCATCAAGGAGCATCCGACGCTGCGAAGCCTGGTGCTGGCGGACGCCGACGGGCAGGGGACGCTGTGCATGGGGGCGGAGCAGCTCGCGGAGTTCAGGGAGAGCCGGCTGTCGGCCTCGGCGTGCTCCAACAGGACGCAGGTCCCGGCGTGCAGCATGAAGCTCAAGTACGCCCCCTACCTCGAGCTGCCCGGCGGCCTGGGGCTGCAGGGCGCGACCCTGGTCGTCATCAAGCCCTCCGGCGACGGGGCTGGCGGGTGTCACGTTGGCCGGAAGGAGACCGAAGCCTTTGTCTCGGGTGCGTTCGATGGGCCGTTCAGGTTCGCGGCCAAGGCGCTGATGAAGCGGCGCACCTATCTGCTGGAGATGAACGGGTTCTAG